The sequence tttgagagagagagagagagagagagagagagagaggcagagagaatcccaagcagcctccacgttgtcagcacagagcctgatgtggggctcaaactcacaaaccatgagatcgtgacctgagctgaagttggacatttaactaactgagccacccaggtacccctggatcAAAATGAACTTGAAACCCATCCTACCTCTTGACTTTTCAGTTACATAAGCCAATAAATCCTCTTTATTAGTTAGCTAGTTTTAGTCAGATTTTTTGCTACTTGCAATTGAAAAAGCCATAAGGCACGTTCTCCTCAGATCCAAAAATCTTCACCTCCCTACCCTTTCAATCATTCACTCCATGGCGACTCAACCTAGTTCCTGTCTTCCTCTATGTCCTTTGAAATTTTCATCTCAAAAGCACTATTTTCTCCAACTACAGCTCTGAGATCTCCAACCATCTTACCTCTTCAACCTCATTGAGACTCAAGCCTGTTAGTGACTTTTTACATTCTCTCAAtctaatagaattttttttcctttttttcttagttgttttgttttgttttttgtaagctctactatggggcacctgggtggttcaggtgttTAAACttctgttggtttcagctcaggtcagtttcatgagtttgagccccatgtttggctctgtgctggctgagtggagcctgcttggaattctctctcttcctctctgctcctcccctgcttgtgctgtctctctcaaaataaataaataaacaaacttagaaaaacaatttaaaaagtaagctctatgcccaacgtggggcttgaactcacaaccctgagatcaagggccacatgctctacccaccGAGCCAGCCAAGAGCCCCTAATAGGCCACTTTTATACTCACTCCTCTATTTGGCCTGGACCACAAACCCTCTTTTACTCATACTCTCAACTTCCTTGCCTCTGTGTTCATCCATCATCCCTACTCCACAAAACTCCAACCCATTATCATGCCAGCTGCCTCTTTGCTCTGGCTCAATCATCCAAGCAGCTGAGTACTGTTGGAAAGAGGAAGTAACTGCCTCATGAATTGGTATCGCTACAAATTCATGATCTCCTAGTACACCCACCCTCCATGCTGCTCAGCAAGTTTATGTAAGAACACAGactaggcactcagtaaatgtcaaATGAGTATTTGTGAATGGTTTCCAGGAAACTGTCTCCCACTTTTCATAGCACCTATTTCAAACCTTCACTACTGTCTCAAGCTATCTcttcctacttccttttttttttttttttaatgtttatttatttttgagagagagacagagtgcaagcaggggaggggcagagagagagggagacacagaatctgaagcaggctccaggctctgagctgtcagcacagcacccgatgaggggctcgaacccacaaacaatgagatcatgacctgagccgaagtccgacgcttaaccgactgagccacccaggcaccctattccTACTTCCTCTTCCAGCAAATCAATCATCTCATATTCTAATACATGGCAAAAATACATGGGATCTCTCTCCATATTCCTAATCCCCAATCCATCTCCTTATCAACTTACTAGTATCAGTGTCCATCCTTGACTCTTCCCTTTCAGTCAGATAGCCATACATTTTACAGATCGTTGAGTGCCCAGTACACGCCAGGCACTGTACTCTGCTTGGCCCTGGaaagtgtatgtgtgttggtAGTGAGAGGTGACTGAGACTTAAAAGACAGAGGCAACAACCTGAGAAAAGGCAATATGACACTGAAGATCTGAAAGATAGTAGGTGTGGCTGGTACACCACTGCTGGGTTTTGTGGGTCAACTAAAGATTTAGTCTTTATCAGAATACATGGATGGATTCTAGGTAGATGACATGATCAAACGCACATTTTGAAAGATCACTCCTCTTATTAAAGCTGTACTTACCTAtgttagtttgttctctgtccttcccagtaGCTAAAAAGATTCCAAATAGATTCCCAGGCCCTAACACAGACCTAGAGTCAGAATCTTTGGGGGCAGTCTGGAAGTCTGTCTGTTTACAAAGCTCCCAGGAGATGCTGAAGAACAGCTAAGTCTGAGATCCACTGtcttagaacattaaaaaaatgaaacttagcatacaaatttatttttctgcttgtaTCTTGCATCTAGTCTGAGCCTATCAAAATGGGTCTTGGAAAAGACTATAAACTACCCGTCTAccataaaacattctttttatccTCCTTCTTTCTATTATGGGTTACCATGAATACCACTTCCTGGTCAAAATGCCAAAGGACCgaagatatttttcttaacaaATTCTTTCCCATTTACATAGGAAATAATGTTCTCTCTTCCTAAATGATTATACATCTTAACACATTAGCTAGTGTTTAAAGAACTAGTTAAGCTCTATGGGGTGAACCCACAATTACAATTAAGCTCTACAGGGTGAACCACAATTATTCAAGTAACTGAAGATCTATAGTGCTGTGTGATTCCTAAAGTTGTTCTAttagggttttgctttttttgttttgttttgttttttagagagcataagcagggaagatGGTCAgggttggaggagagagagagaaaatctcaagcaggctccatgctggggctcaatcccatgatgctgggatcatgacctgagccaaaatcaagagtcagacactccacccactaagccacccagtagCCCTGTGCTATTAggttttttaatgtgcatttttcttttaaagatgtgCCCTTCCCAATTATGTTCAAACTAATCTTAGAAtaaatatgcaattaaaaaaaacatattagtCACATGCTACACGAGAAAAAACAGATTTGTCACAGAAAATCCACATACAGGCTGTATAGATCACTTATGCCGAGTTAAGATCATGATCAGTTCAGTTTGCATTATTTATGATTAAAAGACAAGAATAGTACAAAAAATGAAGGACAGTCCTCCAATCTGTTTGCCAAGAGtcctcatcttttctctttgctctacTTCTCTATAAAGCAGACAAAAATGCCAGAAAGTCAGATGATGCCATAACTGCTTTAACTTGGCAAAATGCCAAAGAAGGCTACAGACAGAccaagaggaagaggggaaaaaaaaaatcagataaactaCCTCCTCCAAATCAACTACCGCAGACATTTTGAAGGACACAAAAAGGCATCTGTAATGCAGTTCTTCCCCAGCCTTGTAACCAAACACTTACgacaaatgtatttcttcttgcTGCATCTCTTCATGCCTAGTAATGATCCTTTACGGGTGTAAAATGGGGAAATGCCAACTATTTCATATGTTGGGAAGATTAAAGGACATTTATTTCACGAACGCTTATATGctacttactctgtgccaggctcttctattttacagatattaaCACATCTAATCCTCCCAACAGCCCTATAAGGTAGGTACTactatccttattttacaaatggaggAACTGAGGCACACATATATAACTAAACTTGCTGGAGTTTATGAGCAAATACCTGGCAGAACCTGGATTCCAATCTAAGCGGAGTAGTCTTGAGCTCATTTTGCCTTAGCACCCCCTTTGCTACAGGAGATAATTTAGCCCCTCAATTGAGCAGTAAGGGCTTGCTGGACGCCTCCGGGGATAGTTGCTAATATCCCCCCCTTCATCATCATTGTGGTTTCTGTTACACAAGCCATAGAAGAGTAGTGCTCTTCGGAGCAGCTTTCCCCAACCAACAAACACCACTTACTACTGCCGGTGAAGTTCATTTAGGCCTCACCCTCCCGACCTCTTAGGGGCTTTCTACTCTGATCCTCTGTCTGCACGCCCACGTAGCCCCAGCCTCCAGCACCAATGGCGCGGCCACGACATTTACTGACTCGGGGCCTGACTGGGTTGGTTCCTTCccagcatggggggtggggagggtgctcTGATAATGGTGTGGGGAATGAGATGTCCAATGCTGGCAGAGGTGTCACAGACTGAAGGTCTGGAGGGCTCAGCCCTCCAATTCCTGGCGGACCCGTGAGGTCCCGATGGGGTGCCGGATGCATACGCGTCCGCTGTATGGAGAAACTTCACctcaggagaaactgaggcaggagacCAGGCTTAATTCCAAATCTTAACCTATACTTCAACTACCAgctcatttcaaaaaaaaaaaaaaaaaaaaaaaaagaggaggaagaggaagaagaaggtgaaagagaaggaacagaagaagaaaagaaaaactttgaagGTACTGTTCCAAGACACACAGCAACTCAGTAGCCTCTGCTCTCTATCAAATCACAAGAATAAGAGAAGGAGACCGCACCCCTCTCTCCCGGCAATGCTTCCCATTGTGCCTTCCATCCAGCCGGCAGCGGCTTCAGCCTTCCCCCCGGTTCGGCGTTCTCCCACCGGCGGATCAAGGGAAGTATCCCAGCCCACACTAAGCGGGGAACTCACGGCTAAGCAAGGGAGATATCCTGgcaggggcgtggggggggggggtgtctcacgGTTTTAGGGTCAGGGGAGGGGTCTGTAAATTGCTCATTGCCTTTTAGGTCCGGAACAAGAAGGGCGCCAAAAGATCTTGAATCACCAACCGCTGCCACCTGCCGGAAGCCACTGCTTGGGCGTGTTTCTCCAGCTGGAGAGAGGCATATCCCGTGAGCCCGCGAGCGCATCCCGTGAGCCCGCGGTCGTTCGAGGACTACGGCTCCCGGCATGCTCCGAGGCCTCTGGGGTTAACCCTTCGGGACCCGCAGCCTCCCAGCGCCCCGCCTCCGCCCTTACCTGGATCCCGCAGGGTGAGTTTTTGGCAGCTGGGGAGGGattctttcctttcatctttcctttcatttaagcTTTATTGAaggtgtgcgtgtgcgtgtgtgtgtgtgtctgtgtgattGTAATTTATTCTGGAAGGGTGGAATGattctgatttttctaaaatgggaCAATGTTCAGTAATGAGATTCAGACGCATTTTTGCAAGTGGAAGACCGGGCGCCAACTCTCTGAACCCCAGGATCTACGTGGAATCACTATCTTCCTCGGAATGCTGCCTAAATCCTTTTCTTCCTTACCCCTAGAACAAAAGTAGCTAGCAACACCTCCTGTATACCTATGGCCTCTGACTTAGACCTTACTCTAGTGTCCCCAGCAAGGTTTGGAAGCTAGCCCCAGAGTCAGGGTTTTTATTGTCCCTTTGGTTGGGAGATGAGTACCCGTGGAGCCCATAGGACCTCCCACATCCTTTCAGATTAAAGATTTTAGAATTTAGGCCCTTTGGGTCTCAGGGCCTACCCTTCCCTTCAGGTGCACCACAGAGTCCCTGTAGGTTCAGCAGGCACTCTGCCTTTGTCTGACTTGCATAAGCATGAGCTTGTGGAAAAAGGTATGGGTGGTGGGCGTTAAGCCAGATCCTGGCCCCCACCCTCATCCTTAAGACAATCCTAGGAACAGGAGACAATGGGGGTGTCACACTCCTCTTTCTATTACTATTCTTTATCTATATTGTGCACAATTACAGttctgggctgggagggagggggacagggactGTAGGTATTGGGGATTAATAGACTGTGGGGTCAACTACCCCTACTCCTCATCGGTGTTAAGAGAGGCTTTTTTCCCACCTTTTACTGCTCTtggacccccccccctttttaaagattttatttttaagtagtctctacacctaatgtgggactcaaactcacaacccccagatcaagagtcacatgctctatggactgagccaaccaggtgcccatCACAGACCCCACTTTAACAATTCCAGTTCATaaggcctccctccctgcctcagcctTGAAGAGTCTAAAGCTACTAGAAAAAAGGGCTACTCTGTGCCAGGGGGTTGAGGCCTGGAATGCCTGGATTCCCTTTTTTGCTTCACCCCTGTATTAATGTCTGTCACTGGCAAGCATCCTATCCTTATCCCAGAGGTTAACTCCCCCATTCTGGGCAGTTTCTGGCTTCCGTCCCCTGCCCCCAAAGGGGCCATTGTTCTGGCCAGCATTTGGGGCTGagtgaacagaaaagagaagaccTTGGGGCAGGAGTCCTGAACCATAGGAGTCCAGGACAGGCCAGCATATCTCTCCTCTATCTCACCCTCCCCACCGCCAActggctccctgcccctgcccccgccccttgACATCCCAGACTCCCTGGCTATTTAAACAGAGATGGGTGCCCCCATCGGCACACTGTCCTTTGGCCACCGGACATCATGCCTCCCAAGAAGGATGTTCCTATGAAGAAACCAGCAGGACCCTCTATTTCCAAGCCTGCTGCCAAACCAGCAGCAGGGGCTCCTCCAGCCAAGACCAAGGCTGAGCCAGCACCAGCACCAGCTGTCCCTCCAGCCCCTCAGAaaacccaggagccccccatCGATCTCTCCAAAGTGGTGGTGAGTCCCAGGAAAGTGAGGAAGGAATTTGGAAGGGGTGGCACAGGGTGGGAAACAGCCTAGGGGATTGGGGTATCTGGAAGATAGGGAGTCAGCAGCATTGGAATGATATTGGAGATTCAGTCTCCCATTTGGAAGCATCAGGCTTATGACTCTGATGTCTTTGTTGTTCTCTCCCTATAAACTATAATGTGTGTGggtacatgcacacatgcatacacacacactctctctctctcactgacccCCTTGCTGGAGGCAGGGATTGTGACATGGGGAACATCTGGGTTCTGAGGACAATTTCAAGGTGAAGGGAGGGAGCTGCTGCCTGTGCCTGACTGACTGTTCAATTCTAAAAGCCACAGCTCTGAACCCCAGGAGGGAAGGCTGAAAAGGACAGACTTGTTAGACAATCACAGCTGGGGGCCAGGGGTAAATTTAGCCTTTGTTCAGCCCCCAGTTATGTGAGGGATGCAGGGCTCAGGGCACTGGAGGGAGGGGAACAGGTGGCATGGGATTAACCCTGTTCCCAGGAAACCCTCCCCCCATAATTCCtcctcttgggattctcccaAGGTCCAGAGCTGGGAATGGGACTGAGGTGGCTGGGCTCCCAGCCTGGTCTCTTTGGGCCCCTCCCCAGAAGTGGCTGCCAGTTGGTTGGGAGGAGTGCTGGAAACAGATTGAATGAGCCCTGTCATCCCTCCTCACCTGCTCTTTTCTTCCACAGATCGAGTTTAACAAGGACCAGCTGGAGGGTGAGGAGAAGCTGGTCCCTTAAGCCCTACTGTCTAGTCCCAAGCCCATGGTCAGATCCTTTTTCTGTTCCCCTAACTCCGGTCCCAACCTTAAAACTTCCCATGCTAGTCGTCTTTGTGTCTCCTCTTCTGCCCAGCTTTAGCACATAGTTTCTGAACCTACTTTctgtcggggggtgggggtggggggtggatgggAACCTCTGGTCAACACTGACCCGCTCCTTATACTTCAGAGTTCAAGGAGGCCTTTGAGCTGTTTGATCGAGTGGGGGATGGCAAGATCCTGTATGGCCAGTGTGGGGACGTGATGAGGGCCCTGGGCCAGAACCCCACCAACGCCGAGGTGCTCAAGGTCCTGGGGAATCCCAAGAGTGATGGTGAGGGGGATGCCTGGAACAGTGCGAGTTTTCAATGTGGTGGTGGAACTGAGGAATGTTGGCAAGGTCGCAAAGGATGCTGGGGTGGGTCTCTGGACTTAAAAAACTGTCAAACACAAGATAGAAAAACATCCTGGATGTTGAACAGAATGAAAGCCTTCGTGGTGGGAATGGGAGCTGGGTCCAAGGTGACTCTACAGtgacctctccctcccctttctaaCTTCCAGAGCTGAAGTCCCGGCGTGTGGACTTCGAAACTTTCTTGCCCATGCTCCAGGCGGTAGCCAAAAACCGGGGCCAAGGCACATATGAGGACTACCTGGAGGGCCTTCGGGTGTTTGACAAAGAGGGGAACGGCAAAGTCATGGGAGCAGAGCTCAGACATGTCCTCACTACCCTGGGTGAGGCAAGGACCAGAACTCCTGTGGGTTGGAGAGAAGGGGGTGGACCAAGAAGGTTAGCCAAATAGGCAGAGCCAGGGAAGAATAATGGTCCTGTAGGTCATGGGCAGAAGACTGGGAAGGTCAGAGGGGGCAGAATCTAAAGGGCTTCTTCCTGCAGAAGGTAAAGTGAGGGTAGATGCGGATGCCTCCCAAAGGACAGAGGAAAGGGGATGAGCTGATTTTCTGTTGTGAAAGAGATGCTTGTGCTCTGTGATTTGGTAGCCCCTTAACCCTCTGGAATTCAGTTTCCCTCTGTCAGGGCTCATGCAGGTGAAATGGAAAGCAAGATGGAGGAACACATTCAAGGTGTTAGCATTACAAGCAGAGGATTCCTTCGGGGTTCTGTTGCTATGAACCAAGTATTCAAGGGTGGGAGAAGAGAAGCTATCATCCAGAAGAGAGTGGCCTGGtttgggagggagggcaggcactAAAATGCTGTGTCTGTGGCTCAGGAGAGAGGATGACCGAAGAGGAGGTGGAGACTGTTCTGGCAGGACATGAGGACAGCAATGGCTGCATCAACTACGAAGGtgaggggacaggggagaggaggcaga is a genomic window of Acinonyx jubatus isolate Ajub_Pintada_27869175 chromosome B4, VMU_Ajub_asm_v1.0, whole genome shotgun sequence containing:
- the MYL6B gene encoding myosin light chain 6B gives rise to the protein MPPKKDVPMKKPAGPSISKPAAKPAAGAPPAKTKAEPAPAPAVPPAPQKTQEPPIDLSKVVIEFNKDQLEEFKEAFELFDRVGDGKILYGQCGDVMRALGQNPTNAEVLKVLGNPKSDELKSRRVDFETFLPMLQAVAKNRGQGTYEDYLEGLRVFDKEGNGKVMGAELRHVLTTLGERMTEEEVETVLAGHEDSNGCINYEAFLKHILSV